In a single window of the Zea mays cultivar B73 chromosome 5, Zm-B73-REFERENCE-NAM-5.0, whole genome shotgun sequence genome:
- the LOC103627634 gene encoding ATP-dependent DNA helicase homolog RECG, chloroplastic isoform X1 yields the protein MSFTGSAPVVRIISLEFRRGRARRMVSKMRFRNALGSRPFQCCSRENHTYVRKLLDRVSERSKLLKKVSVLVGYSNPQDLVEKQRAPGESSAELISALKEIDFPEITAKFPCIKVGDASPVELYEDSTNMKFKEAALSEKLTNFIQGSARNLESAYEFHNDCHPLNQTPTTAGDLSISEEIPLIEPIVDTKSPESLSDAITSDNSILDKSIRCLPGTTSRQYRQLEDGGFHTVRKLLQHFPRTYADLQNPQGPIEYGQYIMLSGTVISSRGIKVKSTLGLLEVVVGCSIIESELSSSVESSHSGAEQKRIHLHLNRFFSGARFSSQHFLNLMSAKHKEGDLVYVSGKIKKVLANGHYELKEYTIDAIEGEGEHSTMLARKPHPIYPSKAGLKPSLLGLSISRALKILSPDVDPVPPDVLVEFNLPNLFDAYMGIHKPKDRSEADFARRRLIFDDFFYLQLGRLFQMLEAVGTRVEKEELLYKCKSHELNTVGVDDWSPLTKKLLRALPYWLTPSQLDAVQEIIWDLRRPVPMNRLLQGDVGCGKTIVAFLACMEVVNSGFQAAFMVPTEVLAVQHYEHLTSLLEKFDGDEKPNIALLTGSTSTRESRIIRDGLKTGEIGMVIGTHCLIADKTEFSALRISVIDEQQRFGVVQRGRFNSKLYTSSSKLSGENTSSDEASDSETFMAPHVLAMSATPIPRTLALALYGDMSLTQITDLPPGRQPIKTLALEGNDVGFEAVFQMMRDELIDGGKVYLVYPIIDESEHLPQLRAATAGFDSIKQKFEGYPCGLLHGRMRSDEKEETLNSFRSGETRILLSTQVIEIGVDVPDASMMVVMNAERFGISQLHQLRGRVGRGERKSRCIFLASTSSTLPRLKVLEKSSDGFYLANADLLLRGPGNLLGKKQSGHLPEFPIARLEVDGGILQEAHLAALKVLVASNDLALYPRLKVELSMRQPLCILGD from the exons ATGTCCTTCACTGGATCCGCCCCTGTAGTGAGGATAATATCTTTGGAGTTTCGGAGGGGGCGCGCTAGAAGGATGGTTTCCAAAATGAG ATTTCGGAATGCTCTCGGTTCTAGACCATTTCAGTGTTGTTCGCGTGAGAATCATACATATGTCCGGAAGCTGTTGGACCGAGTGTCGGAGAGATCAAAGCTCCTTAAAAAG GTGTCTGTTTTGGTGGGTTACAGTAATCCACAAGATTTAGTTGAGAAACAAAGAGCCCCTGGGGAATCTTCTGCAGAGTTGATTAGTGCCTTGAAAGAAATCGATTTCCCAGAAATTACTGCAAAGTTTCCATGCATAAAAGTTGGTGATGCATCACCTGTTGAACTGTATGAGGATTCTACTAACATGAAGTTTAAAGAAGCTGCACTTTCTGAAAAGCTCACAAATTTCATCCAAGGCTCAGCTCGAAATTTGGAGTCAGCTTATGAATTCCATAATGACTGTCATCCATTGAATCAAACACCCACAACTGCAGGTGATCTTTCAATCAGTGAAGAGATCCCTCTCATTGAACCAATAGTTGATACGAAGTCCCCCGAGTCATTGTCAGATGCTATAACCTCTGACAATAGTATACTGGATAAAAGTATAAGGTGCTTGCCTGGAACAACTAGTAGGCAATATCGCCAGCTAGAGGATGGTGGTTTCCATACG GTCCGCAAATTATTGCAGCATTTTCCTCGGACTTATGCAGATCTGCAAAACCCTCAAGGCCCCATAGAATATGGGCAGTATATTATGTTATCTGGTACTGTTATATCTTCCAG GGGAATCAAGGTTAAGTCCACTTTAGGTCTTCTTGAGGTGGTTGTTGGTTGTTCCATAATCGAGTCTGAATTGAGCTCTTCAGTTGAGAGTAGTCACTCTGGAGCAGAGCAAAAGAGAATTCACTTGCACCTCAACAGATTTTTCAGTGGCGCACGTTTTTCTTCCCAACATTTTCTTAACTTAATGTCAgcaaagcacaaagaaggggatcTTGTTTATGTTAGTGGTAAG ATAAAAAAGGTGCTTGCTAATGGCCATTATGAGTTGAAGGAGTACACAATTGACGCTATTGAAGGAGAAGGGGAACACAGCACTATGCTTGCTAGGAAACCACACCCTATATACCCGTCGAAAGCGGGATTAAAACCTAGTCTGCTTGGCCTTTCAATCTCTAG GGCCTTGAAGATATTGAGCCCAGATGTTGATCCAGTGCCTCCCGATGTTCTCGTTGAATTCAACTTGCCTAATCTCTTTGAT GCTTACATGGGAATTCACAAACCTAAGGATCGATCTGAAGCTGATTTTGCTCGAAGAAGGCTTATATTTGATGATTTCTTTTACCTCCAG TTAGGAAGACTATTTCAAATGCTTGAAGCAGTTGGTACGCGGGTTGAGAAGGAGGAATTGTTATACAAGTGCAAAAGTCATGAGCTGAATACTGTTGGTGTAGATGATTGGTCTCCTCTTACAAAGAAATTGTTGAGGGCTCTTCCTTATTGGCTTACTCCTAGTCAGTTGGATGCTGTTCAAGAGATTATATGGGATCTCAGGAGACCAGTTCCCATGAACAGACTCTTGCAG GGGGATGTTGGTTGTGGAAAGACCATTGTTGCTTTCCTGGCATGTATGGAGGTTGTTAATTCAGGATTTCAG GCTGCTTTCATGGTTCCAACAGAGGTGCTTGCTGTCCAGCATTATGAACACCTAACTTCATTGCTAGAGAAGTTTGATGGAGATGAGAAACCAAATATTGCCTTGCTAACTGGTTCAACGTCCACAAGGGAGTCAAGGATAATTCGAGAT GGTCTGAAAACTGGAGAGATAGGCATGGTCATTGGAACACACTGCTTAATAGCTGATAAAACTGAATTTTCAGCTTTACGTATCTCTGTTATAGATGAACAGCAGCGCTTTGGAGTTGTACAGAGAGGCAGGTTTAACAGTAAG CTATATACTTCTTCCTCAAAGTTGAGTGGTGAAAATACAAGTTCAGACGAGGCTTCTGATTCTGAAACATTTATGGCTCCACACGTTCTTGCGATGTCAGCTACCCCTATTCCAAGAACATTGGCACTTGCTTTATATGGTGATATGTCTCTTACTCAG ATCACGGACCTGCCTCCTGGAAGGCAACCTATTAAAACCCTTGCTCTTGAAGGAAATGATGTAGGGTTTGAAGCTGTCTTCCAG ATGATGAGGGATGAACTGATAGACGGGGGCAAGGTCTACCTTGTGTATCCTATCATAGATGAGTCTGAGCACTTGCCACAACTCCGTGCTGCAACAGCTGGATTTGATTCCATAAAGCAAAAATTCGAAGGCTATCCCTGTGGGCTATTACACGGCCGCATGAGGAGCGATGAGAAGGAAGAAACTCTCAACAGTTTTAGAAGCGGAGAAACACGCATTCTCCTGTCGACACAGGTGATCGAGATCGGGGTCGATGTTCCTGATGCTTCCATGATGGTTGTCATGAACGCTGAGCGATTTGGAATCTCTCAGCTGCATCAGCTGCGAGGGAGAGTAGGTCGCGGTGAGAGGAAATCCAGATGCATATTCCTGGCTTCAACTTCGAGCACGCTGCCAAGGCTGAAGGTGCTCGAGAAGTCCTCCGATGGGTTTTACCTGGCTAATGCAGACCTGCTGCTCCGTGGCCCTGGCAATCTACTAGGTAAAAAGCAATCTGGTCATCTTCCAGAATTTCCAATAGCTAGATTGGAGGTCGATGGTGGTATTTTACAAGAGGCCCATCTTGCCGCTCTG
- the LOC103627634 gene encoding ATP-dependent DNA helicase homolog RECG, chloroplastic isoform X2: MKFKEAALSEKLTNFIQGSARNLESAYEFHNDCHPLNQTPTTAGDLSISEEIPLIEPIVDTKSPESLSDAITSDNSILDKSIRCLPGTTSRQYRQLEDGGFHTVRKLLQHFPRTYADLQNPQGPIEYGQYIMLSGTVISSRGIKVKSTLGLLEVVVGCSIIESELSSSVESSHSGAEQKRIHLHLNRFFSGARFSSQHFLNLMSAKHKEGDLVYVSGKIKKVLANGHYELKEYTIDAIEGEGEHSTMLARKPHPIYPSKAGLKPSLLGLSISRALKILSPDVDPVPPDVLVEFNLPNLFDAYMGIHKPKDRSEADFARRRLIFDDFFYLQLGRLFQMLEAVGTRVEKEELLYKCKSHELNTVGVDDWSPLTKKLLRALPYWLTPSQLDAVQEIIWDLRRPVPMNRLLQGDVGCGKTIVAFLACMEVVNSGFQAAFMVPTEVLAVQHYEHLTSLLEKFDGDEKPNIALLTGSTSTRESRIIRDGLKTGEIGMVIGTHCLIADKTEFSALRISVIDEQQRFGVVQRGRFNSKLYTSSSKLSGENTSSDEASDSETFMAPHVLAMSATPIPRTLALALYGDMSLTQITDLPPGRQPIKTLALEGNDVGFEAVFQMMRDELIDGGKVYLVYPIIDESEHLPQLRAATAGFDSIKQKFEGYPCGLLHGRMRSDEKEETLNSFRSGETRILLSTQVIEIGVDVPDASMMVVMNAERFGISQLHQLRGRVGRGERKSRCIFLASTSSTLPRLKVLEKSSDGFYLANADLLLRGPGNLLGKKQSGHLPEFPIARLEVDGGILQEAHLAALKVLVASNDLALYPRLKVELSMRQPLCILGD, translated from the exons ATGAAGTTTAAAGAAGCTGCACTTTCTGAAAAGCTCACAAATTTCATCCAAGGCTCAGCTCGAAATTTGGAGTCAGCTTATGAATTCCATAATGACTGTCATCCATTGAATCAAACACCCACAACTGCAGGTGATCTTTCAATCAGTGAAGAGATCCCTCTCATTGAACCAATAGTTGATACGAAGTCCCCCGAGTCATTGTCAGATGCTATAACCTCTGACAATAGTATACTGGATAAAAGTATAAGGTGCTTGCCTGGAACAACTAGTAGGCAATATCGCCAGCTAGAGGATGGTGGTTTCCATACG GTCCGCAAATTATTGCAGCATTTTCCTCGGACTTATGCAGATCTGCAAAACCCTCAAGGCCCCATAGAATATGGGCAGTATATTATGTTATCTGGTACTGTTATATCTTCCAG GGGAATCAAGGTTAAGTCCACTTTAGGTCTTCTTGAGGTGGTTGTTGGTTGTTCCATAATCGAGTCTGAATTGAGCTCTTCAGTTGAGAGTAGTCACTCTGGAGCAGAGCAAAAGAGAATTCACTTGCACCTCAACAGATTTTTCAGTGGCGCACGTTTTTCTTCCCAACATTTTCTTAACTTAATGTCAgcaaagcacaaagaaggggatcTTGTTTATGTTAGTGGTAAG ATAAAAAAGGTGCTTGCTAATGGCCATTATGAGTTGAAGGAGTACACAATTGACGCTATTGAAGGAGAAGGGGAACACAGCACTATGCTTGCTAGGAAACCACACCCTATATACCCGTCGAAAGCGGGATTAAAACCTAGTCTGCTTGGCCTTTCAATCTCTAG GGCCTTGAAGATATTGAGCCCAGATGTTGATCCAGTGCCTCCCGATGTTCTCGTTGAATTCAACTTGCCTAATCTCTTTGAT GCTTACATGGGAATTCACAAACCTAAGGATCGATCTGAAGCTGATTTTGCTCGAAGAAGGCTTATATTTGATGATTTCTTTTACCTCCAG TTAGGAAGACTATTTCAAATGCTTGAAGCAGTTGGTACGCGGGTTGAGAAGGAGGAATTGTTATACAAGTGCAAAAGTCATGAGCTGAATACTGTTGGTGTAGATGATTGGTCTCCTCTTACAAAGAAATTGTTGAGGGCTCTTCCTTATTGGCTTACTCCTAGTCAGTTGGATGCTGTTCAAGAGATTATATGGGATCTCAGGAGACCAGTTCCCATGAACAGACTCTTGCAG GGGGATGTTGGTTGTGGAAAGACCATTGTTGCTTTCCTGGCATGTATGGAGGTTGTTAATTCAGGATTTCAG GCTGCTTTCATGGTTCCAACAGAGGTGCTTGCTGTCCAGCATTATGAACACCTAACTTCATTGCTAGAGAAGTTTGATGGAGATGAGAAACCAAATATTGCCTTGCTAACTGGTTCAACGTCCACAAGGGAGTCAAGGATAATTCGAGAT GGTCTGAAAACTGGAGAGATAGGCATGGTCATTGGAACACACTGCTTAATAGCTGATAAAACTGAATTTTCAGCTTTACGTATCTCTGTTATAGATGAACAGCAGCGCTTTGGAGTTGTACAGAGAGGCAGGTTTAACAGTAAG CTATATACTTCTTCCTCAAAGTTGAGTGGTGAAAATACAAGTTCAGACGAGGCTTCTGATTCTGAAACATTTATGGCTCCACACGTTCTTGCGATGTCAGCTACCCCTATTCCAAGAACATTGGCACTTGCTTTATATGGTGATATGTCTCTTACTCAG ATCACGGACCTGCCTCCTGGAAGGCAACCTATTAAAACCCTTGCTCTTGAAGGAAATGATGTAGGGTTTGAAGCTGTCTTCCAG ATGATGAGGGATGAACTGATAGACGGGGGCAAGGTCTACCTTGTGTATCCTATCATAGATGAGTCTGAGCACTTGCCACAACTCCGTGCTGCAACAGCTGGATTTGATTCCATAAAGCAAAAATTCGAAGGCTATCCCTGTGGGCTATTACACGGCCGCATGAGGAGCGATGAGAAGGAAGAAACTCTCAACAGTTTTAGAAGCGGAGAAACACGCATTCTCCTGTCGACACAGGTGATCGAGATCGGGGTCGATGTTCCTGATGCTTCCATGATGGTTGTCATGAACGCTGAGCGATTTGGAATCTCTCAGCTGCATCAGCTGCGAGGGAGAGTAGGTCGCGGTGAGAGGAAATCCAGATGCATATTCCTGGCTTCAACTTCGAGCACGCTGCCAAGGCTGAAGGTGCTCGAGAAGTCCTCCGATGGGTTTTACCTGGCTAATGCAGACCTGCTGCTCCGTGGCCCTGGCAATCTACTAGGTAAAAAGCAATCTGGTCATCTTCCAGAATTTCCAATAGCTAGATTGGAGGTCGATGGTGGTATTTTACAAGAGGCCCATCTTGCCGCTCTG